GGAAGCGACCAGGAAAACCTTTCTAATAGTAAGTAGTTACACACCTGGCCTACCCTGACCACCCTGTTTAAAACCACACCTGCTTTATTTACTGCTTGATTTTCCATAACCATCTACTAACGTGCTATTTACTCATTTACTCTGCCTAATATTTATTGTCTTATCTCCCCACTactagactgtaagttccttgagggtaGGGGTTTGTATCCCCAGCAACTAGAACAGTACCAGGTAGGCATGTGGTAGGCACTTGACAAGTGTTTGTTGCATGAGTGAATCTGTGCCAGACTTGAGTGGAGACGGGGATACAGAGTAAAAAGGTTCATGTCTCAAAATGGTCAGTTCATGTAAACAGAGTTACAACACTGCATAATGTAATGAGGAGGGCTTCTCGTGGAAGCGTTTCTGGTAGAGGGGCCCACGGCGACGGGGTGAATCTTGAGCTGCCGTTTCCCAGGCAAGAGGAGGGAAGTGAGATGTGCGGGCAGCCTGCCACCGTTTCCTGACCTggtcccccccccatccccccagctgTCCATGCTGTTCACGGAGGAGTGTGACAAGGTGCGGGACCTGATGCATGTGCACTCGTTTAGCTACGACTTCCACCTGCGCCTCGTGCACCAGCACGTGCTGGGTGCCCACCTGGTGCTGCGGCACGGCTACCACCTCACCACCTTCCTGCGACACTTCCTGGCCCACCACCCTGATGGGCCCCACTTCGGCCGCAATCACATTTACCAAGGTCGGTGCCCAGGGGCAAGCCAGTGAACCCGAAAAAGAACAGGCCACCAGGTGTCTCAAGCCAGGGCCGGGGGGACCACTTCCAGGGGCCAGACcttgtctctgcctctcctgTCCTATATGGTCAGTCACCTCATGTCACCTGGACCCTGTCCCCATGTCTCTGTCTTAAGTTCTTCCCAGTCTGTTTTCATAGCAagtttggtttaattttcatagCAAGCAAAGTTTAGATCCTGTGTTGTGTGTACCCTGCCCCCTATGTGTCCTGAGCCACTTCTGTCCCATCTCCATGTCCCTCAGGAGCTCCCCGGAAAGAATCGGCCTGCCTGCCAATCAGAGCCTCAGGGATTCCCATCCTCCGGCCCCACCAGATCACTGTGTCTGTCCCAGACTCAGTGTCTCCTGTAACTCGCCCCTCAGGGACCCTGGAGCTCCCCACTCCGCTCATTGCTGCCCACCAGCTGTACAACTACGTGGCCGACCATGCCAGCTCCTACCACATGAAGCCACTACGGATGGCCCGGCCAGGAGGCCCGGAACATAACGAGTACGCCCTGGTGTCGGCGTGGCACAGGTAAGGCGAGAGGGGATGCCTGGAGCCAGAGTGGGGCCATCCTTGCAGTGGGGGACCTGTGTTTTCTTGGGCAGAAGGGGTGGGGTTGGCTTCATCAGAACCTCAGGCTTGACGTCTCCCCAACCCCCACCGCACAGCTCTGGCTCCTACCTGGACTCTGAGGGACTTCGTCACCAGGACGACTTCGACGTGTCTCTGCTTGTTTGTCACTGTGCCGCACCCTTTGAGGAGCAAGGAGAGGCCGAGCGGCACGTTCTGCGGTCAGCAGATCCCCTGCCTTGAACTTTCCCGTTGCCCAGCCACTCCGTGCTGTTGCCCCGTGTCTCTCCTGCTGTGACCGTCAcactcctgtcccctccccaccctagGCTGCAGTTCTTCGTGGTGCTCACCAGCCAACGAGAGCTCTTCCCCAGACTCACTGCTGACATGCGCCGGTTCCGGAAGCCGCCCAGACTGCCCCCTGAGCCAGAGGCTCCTGGGAGCTCAGCCGGTAGCCCTGGGGAGGCCTCAGGGGTTGGTCTGGCCCCTGGACCggctcccctcttccccccactGGCTGCAGAGGTGGGCGTGGCACGGGCACGGCTGGCTCAGCTGGTACGGCTGGCTGGAGGGCACTGCCGTCGGGACACCCTTTGGAAGCGCCTCTTCTTGCTGGAACCACCAGGACCTGATCGGCTGCGACTAGGGGGGCGCCTGGCCCTGGCCGAGCTGGAGGAGCTCCTAGAAGCAGTCCATGCCAAATCCATTGGGGACATCGACCCCCAGCTGGTAAGCAGCTCTGGGTTCCAGAAGGGGCTGGGATGGATGCTAGGAATTCCACTGGCAGCCAAGGTAGAGGTTGCAAGGGTCTCAGAGGTGGTTCTGGAACAGCAGATCCATGCCTGTGGACCTTCCCCTAGGACTGCTTCCTGTCTATGACGGTCTCCTGGTACCAGAGCCTGATCAAGGTTCTCCTAAGCCGCTTTCCCCAGAGCTGTCGCCATTTCCAGAGCCCAGACTTGGGAACTCAGTACCTGGTAAGTCTCCTTGACCTTCCTCTGAAAGGGGAGACACAGCAGAAATCCTCATCAGAGAGATGACAGGGTCCCCCTCAAAGAACCCCAGTCTGACTAAACAGGGAGGCTGAGATGGAGTGACCACACCGGTAGATGGATGTAAAACCCTTCAAGCACCAAGCCACAGCATGTGATTCACTGAGAATAACCTAGAGCTGTGCCCTCAGGGCTCACAAAAGCACAAACCTTGGCTAGCGATCCAGAGCCAAGCTCTGGAACCTTGTGAGTGGTTGGTCTTGGAGGTTCCAGTCCCAGAAAGGACCTCCTGGGCTTTCAAGCCTTTTCACCAAAGTGTGGCCCTCACACCAGCAGCGtcagcaccacctgggagctGACCGAAGTGCAGActctcagaccccaccccagacctgctggctCAGAACCTGCCTTTCAGCCAGATCCGCAGGTGACTGGTGTGCACAGTAGAGGTTGAAAGGTTGCTGGGAAGGACAGGTAGAGGGGAGAGCTATGGCAGTGGGCACAAGCCTGGGGGTTGAGAGCCTAAAGGATGGCCCCAACGAGAGCAGCGATCAGGAGAGGAGACATTCAAGAGaagatttcaaaagaaaaggtACTTGGTCTGTGGTAAGGGGTCCTGCAACATAGTGCTTGCGGGGAAGACTAGTTTCAAGGTGTGACAAAGTATCGCCCAGAGAAGCCGAGCTTAGTTAGGGTAAGGCTGCAGTAGTGCAGGTGGGTGTGAGCAGATGGGGATGCTTCTGTGGGTGGCGGGAACGCTGAAGCAGGAGTGGGTTTGGGGGAAGGGTGAAGAGTTGAGTCTGAGGCCCAGGAGGACCTTCGAGGACCACAGTCTAGAAGGTATATGGGCATCGGGGAttggagctcaggagagaggtgTAGGCAGCACTTATACAAACAGGTGGTGACGGAAGCTGGGCATAGAAGAAACTGCCCAGGGAGAGATCACAAAGCTGAGCACCAGGGACAGACATCAGGGAGGCCAGAGATACGAAACCCAGGAGCAAAGGAGGGCTCATGTCAAGGGGAGAGAACCCTCCTTTACTGATGGGCTTCAGTGTGTCAGCTTATGCAGGGCCTTCCAGTCAAGTACCACTCGCTCATTCTGACGAGGCTGGACAGGCTAACCGGGAGCCAGTGAGGATGAGGACCGAGGTTGGGCTTGGAGGAGGTCCTGGGTGACCGTACAGTGTAGGTGGGGTCAGGTGTGGTGATGGAAGCGGGCCTTCCTCAGACTGGTCCCACTTTCAGGATGCCTTCAGGGAGGGTCTGTGCCTCACTCCGCATCTCATTTTGTCTTTTGCTACAGGTTGTGCTGAATCAGAAGTTCACTGACTGTTTTGTGCTAGTGTTTCTGGATTCCCACTTGGGAAAGACGGTGAGAACGggagggggcagtgaggggcTTTGTGTCAGCCTAGTGGGAGGCTGTACCCCAAATGCGCCATCCCAGAGCCTGCTGAGGTTGGGGAGCCCTGCTCCCCgggctcagcctgccctcctctCACCACCCCCGCCCCGTGTTCCCCAGTCTCTGACAGTGGTTTTCCGAGAGCCCTTCCCGGTACAGCCCCAGGACAGCGAGAGCCCCCCTGCCCAGCTGGTCTCTACTTACCACCACCTGGAGTCCGTCATCAACACAGCCTGCTTCACCCTCTGGACCCGCCTCCTCTGAGGGATGGACCACTGAATGTCCTCAAATTATGGCTCTGTAGGAATGCCCACTTGCAGCAGGACTGACCAGCCTTTCTGGGCCCCCAGGCGAGACTGGACACTGAGGGATGCCAAAGGTTGTGTGAATGTGTCTTGGGGACCTGGTAGCAGGAGCTGCCCTCCCTAAACACTCGCTGCCACTGACCAGCCCAGGGATCCAGAAGGTCCGGTCACCTCCCTGAGGTGCCCATGCCATCTCAGGTCCCTGGGCCATTCCAGAAGGAGACTCCTCCTCCCTGCTCACTTGGTGGAGTCTGGGAATTCTTCACATCAGGTGGCACGTAGACCCCTTAAAGTTCCTCTGCCTGAATCCTGCCTCCGAGTCTTGGCTTGCTGTCAGCCAcccgcctcccccacccccatcttgaGCCCTGTGCTCTTCACTTCCCACTGGGACATTATTGCTGGACAATTGCTACTGAGATAAGAcacctgggttccaatcccagctctgcctttgaAGCATCTGTGACCACGGGTGAGTCCCTTTGCTCTCGGACCCTTGGTTTCTCATCTGTATGTGAGGTGGTGGGCTCGAAAGCTCTCCCATCTCCACAACAACACTGGCACAGACTGGAGGACTTGAACGTGAGCTGTATGTCCCTTCTCTGCAGGAAGGAAGTGACCCAAAGAAACTGAAAAGTTAGACACTGtgtgtccctccccctccccctccaataACATACACACATGGAAACCTTCAGCAGATTGTCTTTAATTCAGAGGAGGCTCGGGATGTGCAGCTCACCGTCCCAGAGGTGTGTGGCTGGAGCGCAGGACCTCACTGGCCAGCCTGTGGGCGGCCCCGCTTATCCCAGTACGAACGTAGCCAACTCAAGCCCTCTACCGTGTCTCCTGAGGGGAGAGGGACCCGAGGCATCTCAACCCATGAGGAGGAAAACAGCCCCTGCCCGACACCTGTCCCTCCAGATCCCCTTCcccagggccaggcctggagcTCAGCCCACCCTCACCTCGAGGCTGGTACTCGCAGCCCACAAAGCCTTTGTAGCCTTCATCTTCCAGCAGTTGGAACAGATAGGGGAAGTTCAGCTCTCCAGGGCTGTTGGGTTCCCCTCGGCCCGGGACCTGTGCCACCTGCACGTGCCCTGGGGGCAGATGTGGGCAGATGTGGGGGGGTAGAAAGAGTGGGAGGACAGAGGAAGCAGCATGGCAGACTAGGAAGAAGCCAAGAAAGGGGCCCTCACCAACGAAGGGCAGGAACTCCCGGATGTTCCCTGTCAGGTTCCCGTCCATGATCTGCCAGTGGAATATGTCCTGGGGCAGAGATTCCGACAGTCACAGACCCTGCAGGCCACACCATTCTGCCTGGATTTGGAGAACACAGGCCCATGGGCCCTCGGAGAAGcactccctctctcccacttACCATCTGTAACTGGAGGTTGGGTCTTCCAACTTTCTCTAAGATGGCTGCCGCTGGGAGAGAAACCGGGGAGGGGGCCATGAGACTCAAGGAGGGCACAAGAATCAAGGGACAGGAGGAGACACAGGGCTGGGGTCCTACCCTGCTGGGGCGTATCCAGGAAGTACCGGGGGTCCGTGATGCGGGTGTTGATGGGTTCCAGCAGCCCCACAAGGTTCTCCTAGTACCAGGCGGGATCCATGAGTAGAGCTCTCCCTGAGGTTTGTACCCCCTCAGTCAATCACCGATCAAGCCCGTCACCAATCCCTCCGGCCTGGACCGGGGCCCAGGCTTGTGCCTCACTGCCCTCCCCACTGTGcatcccctccacacacacacacattcatgaagcatgtgtgtctgtatgtgtttTCACTGTCTCACCTGAGCCAAAACCCCAGCTGCGTGCCtcaggttctccagaaaaaccGTCTCCATTTCACCCCTGACTGCTGCTCGATCAGCCCCCTGGGGCACTCGGCCAGCCATCAGGTGAATCCTGTGGGGAAAATGGGCCTGGAGGGGGCTGCGGAGTCCATCCTCGAAGCGCGAGCCTTCACTCCCTCGCTCCCTGGGTGCACCTCTTCCAGCTGCTCTCTGATCATGCCAGCTTCCCATCTCCCCAGGTCTCTCACTTAGCCCTTCCTGTACTTCCAAATTCTCCTTTTCCGTGCCCCTTCTCCTCGTGCCTGCAAACATGCTTAAGTCtcacctttaaaaaattactttgacCCTTACCCTTCTCAGGAATTCCGCGCTGCTTGTCTCTCCTCCTTTCATCTGTTTCTTAGCTTCCCATCTGTTTtctgcacacacacccctccacccccttAATAACCCCTTGTTGCCAGTTCCTTCTCAGCCTGGTTGCTCTGTGCAGGATTTGACGTTTATGAGATCAGCCCCACTTTGAGTCCCCCTCACTTCACCACCTGATCCTTCTCAGCCACCTCTAAAGCAGACAGGTTACATTTCCAGCCTCGTAAACTCTGCAGAACACACCAAGCCCCTCTAGCCTTTGGCCCCTGCATCCTTGACTGGAATGCTCCTTACCTCAAGCAAGTGCCCACTAGAGACCCACTACTTACTACCTGTAAGAAGCTTTCTCTGATCCCAGACAGAGTTACTGCCTACCTGCTCCCACAGCCTCCTTGAACTGACCTGTCCTCAAATGGATCACTCCGTTTTACTGTGCTATCTATCTCCCAGGTCAAACTGAGCTCCCAGCATGGGATCCCAGCAAGAGTTGAGCAAGAAAGAGTTGCAAACTGAGAGTGACACACAACAGATGAAATACAGGAGGCAATTTACAAGGGACCCAGACGGAAGGGGCGAAGAAGGGCCAGTGCGCTCGGACCCCTGAGCCTCTCAAGCCCCGGCGGCCTGTTCTCTCGTGGGTCATGGGGGCGGGGGATTGGAGAGAGGAGGATACCTGGGACAGCCCAGAGCCTTGGCGTACAGCACAGCCTGCTCCAGCCCATCTCGGAAGGCCGCCTGCCTCCCGGGAACGGCCCCCAGACCCATCTCCCCTTTCTCTCGGTCTCCTGCGGAGAGAATGGGCCTCAGTTCCCGGCTCGCGCTCCCGGCTCGCCCCGCCCGGGCCCGGGCCCCCACGGCGCACCCGGGGGCGTGTTGATCAGCACGAGCTGCAGCCCCACTTCCCGCGCCGCGCGCGCCAGCGCCTCCGGCGGCTCCCCGTACGGCCAGCCGACCTCGGCCGCCTCAAAACCCGAACTGCCCGCGGCTCGGAGCCGCGCGGGGAGGCCGGGGAGCTCGGGGAACAGCCACGACACGTTGGCCGAGAAGCGCAGCGGAGCCATGGCCTGCCGGGAGCGCGCGTGGAGCAGAGTCCGCGCAGCCGGAAGGCGGCAGCCgcgggcggggctggggaggggaagggactgaGGGCccgcgcggggggcggggcgggcgctgAGGCGGCGGAGGAGCCCGGCCTCGCCGGGCGGGGGCGCGCTGGCGCCGCGAGCTGGGTGCCGGCTCTCTCCGGCTGGGAAAGCCCTGCGTCGTAAAAACCGCGGACTGGCCAGAAAAGTGCACTTTCCCTGACAGGAGAGGGCGGCGCGGGGAGAGGGCGCGGCCCCAGTTAACGTGAAGGAGCGTGGACGCTAACAAACGCTTCgtgttttccttctttataacCAGAGTACCTGTTCATTATGGAACATTTGAAAGTGTGTGCCGCACCACTCACCCATTAACTTTCCCGTACAGAGCAAAAACTAAACACGTGCAGTCTTTTCTTAGAAAACCCTGATCATAGTGTATATAAGGTTTTATGGCATATTATTTCGTGAGCATTTCCCGTGACAACCTTGAATTAGCTGCTCACTGTTCCGCACCTGGACAGCCCAGAATTGATCATGCTACTCTGTTGATGGTCATTAGGGAGTTCaacgtgtgtgtgcgcgtgcgctaTAAAAGCACTTTAATGCACCTCTTGGTCCCATCTCTGAATCGTTTTCTTAGGTTCCTTTTGTAGGAACAAAGTACGAAGTCCTTTATAAGGAAAACTGCCCCCACCCCTGGACTCCGCACTGAGCGGCTATGGGCGGGCTGTCCCCTCTCAGCCCCGGCTGATTGGACCACGGAAAGACATCTGATCCAAGGGCAGCCAATCCATAGAATAGCCCAAGACCCTTGATTTGTCCAATTTGGAAAGATAGTCTGGCCAATCAGGTTCCCTCTTGGAGAGTTCAAACAAGGAAATACTGAGAGCCAAGTAGGAGGTGGGTTTGCCAGAAGATGACTGTGGCTGTAGAAACTAAATAAGCAGGAGTCAGGTGGTAAAGAAAAGCTGGAGCAGAGGGGGTGGGAAACTGAGCACTGTGAGTAGGGGGAGCACGTTGAGATACCGCTGCTGCAGAGTTCTCAGGACTGGCCAAACCCACGGCAGCTCCCAGGTCTACGCTTCCCAAGGCCAGGATGTTTAGACTTTCCCGGGTTTCTGTGTTTGTAGCCTCTTAATGTTTCTTCAGATC
Above is a window of Balaenoptera acutorostrata chromosome 1, mBalAcu1.1, whole genome shotgun sequence DNA encoding:
- the HYI gene encoding putative hydroxypyruvate isomerase isoform X1, producing the protein MAPLRFSANVSWLFPELPGLPARLRAAGSSGFEAAEVGWPYGEPPEALARAAREVGLQLVLINTPPGDREKGEMGLGAVPGRQAAFRDGLEQAVLYAKALGCPRIHLMAGRVPQGADRAAVRGEMETVFLENLRHAAGVLAQENLVGLLEPINTRITDPRYFLDTPQQAAAILEKVGRPNLQLQMDIFHWQIMDGNLTGNIREFLPFVGHVQVAQVPGRGEPNSPGELNFPYLFQLLEDEGYKGFVGCEYQPRGDTVEGLSWLRSYWDKRGRPQAGQ
- the HYI gene encoding putative hydroxypyruvate isomerase isoform X2, with amino-acid sequence MAPLRFSANVSWLFPELPGLPARLRAAGSSGFEAAEVGWPYGEPPEALARAAREVGLQLVLINTPPGDREKGEMGLGAVPGRQAAFRDGLEQAVLYAKALGCPRIHLMAGRVPQGADRAAVRGEMETVFLENLRHAAGVLAQENLVGLLEPINTRITDPRYFLDTPQQAAAILEKVGRPNLQLQMDIFHWQIMDGNLTGNIREFLPFVGGTGPGPRGTQQPWRAELPLSVPTAGR